The Athalia rosae chromosome 7, iyAthRosa1.1, whole genome shotgun sequence genome window below encodes:
- the LOC105684297 gene encoding glycerol-3-phosphate dehydrogenase [NAD(+)], cytoplasmic-like isoform X1 has translation MSDMGRTKKKVCIVGSGNWGSAIAKIVGANTVKFNNKFEERVTMYVYEEMINGRKLTEIINQEHENVKYLPGHKLPENVVAVPDLIEAAKDADFLIFVIPHQFIRTLCATMLGKIKPTAIGLSLIKGFDQGEGQSIELISKIIEKNLKIQCYVLMGANLANEVAEGKFCETTIGCKDKRTAPLLRDMIQTENFRVVVVEDAEAVEVCGALKNIVACAAGFVDGLGLGDNTKAAIIRLGLMEMVKFVDTFFGGSKLSTFFESCGVADLITTCYGGRNRRVCEQFVKTGKTIKQLEDELLAGQKLQGPATADEVFAMLTSRGVTEKFPLFTAVHRVCIADLKPTDLIDQIRSHPEHVMRLEGVIEDEDEAVAP, from the exons ATGTCAGACATGGGACGCACCAAGAAGAAGGTCTGCATTGTAGGAAGTGGAAATTG ggGATCAGCGATAGCTAAAATTGTTGGAGCTAACACCgttaaattcaataataaattcgAGGAGAGGGTAACCATGTACGTTTACGAGGAGATGATTAACGGAagaaaattgacagaaattaTCAACCAGGAACACGAAAATGTCAAATATCTACCCGGTCACAAACTTCCTGAGAATGTC GTCGCGGTTCCTGACCTCATTGAGGCGGCGAAAGATGCAGATTTTCTGATCTTTGTTATCCCCCATCAATTCATTCGTACACTATGTGCAACGATGCTGGGCAAAATTAAACCAACAGCCATTGGATTATCACTGATTAAG ggctttGATCAAGGCGAGGGACAGTCCATCGAACTCATatcaaaaatcattgaaaagaatctgaaaattcaGTGCTATGTTCTAATGGGTGCAAATTTAGCAAATGAAGTAGCCGAAGGAAAATTCTGTGAGACTACAATAG GCTGTAAAGACAAGCGTACCGCTCCACTTTTAAGAGACATGATACAAACGGAAAACTTCCGGGTTGTGGTCGTAGAAGATGCCGAAGCTGTGGAAGTCTGCGGGGCATTAAAA AACATCGTTGCCTGCGCTGCGGGTTTCGTTGATGGTCTTGGGCTAGGTGATAATACAAAAGCTGCGATTATTAGGCTGGGACTAATGGAGATGGTTAAATTCGTTGACACATTTTTTGGGGGTTCGAAACTCTcaacatttttcgaaagctGCGGCGTTGCAGATCTGATCACAACTTGCTACGGTGGTAGGAATCGAAGGGTTTGCGAACAGTTTGTGAAAACTGGAAAG ACCATAAAGCAGCTGGAGGATGAACTTTTGGCTGGTCAGAAACTTCAGGGACCAGCGACAGCAGATGAAGTATTCGCGATGCTAACAAGTCGTGGTGTGACAGAAAAATTCCCACTTTTTACCGCGGTACATCGCGTTTGCATTGCTGATCTAAAACCAACGGATTTGATCGACCAGATTCGCAGCCATCCTGAGCATGT gATGAGACTGGAGGGTGTCatcgaagatgaagatgaagcgGTTGCACCTTAG
- the LOC105684297 gene encoding glycerol-3-phosphate dehydrogenase [NAD(+)], cytoplasmic-like isoform X2, which produces MQQIMNLMYYIRGSAIAKIVGANTVKFNNKFEERVTMYVYEEMINGRKLTEIINQEHENVKYLPGHKLPENVVAVPDLIEAAKDADFLIFVIPHQFIRTLCATMLGKIKPTAIGLSLIKGFDQGEGQSIELISKIIEKNLKIQCYVLMGANLANEVAEGKFCETTIGCKDKRTAPLLRDMIQTENFRVVVVEDAEAVEVCGALKNIVACAAGFVDGLGLGDNTKAAIIRLGLMEMVKFVDTFFGGSKLSTFFESCGVADLITTCYGGRNRRVCEQFVKTGKTIKQLEDELLAGQKLQGPATADEVFAMLTSRGVTEKFPLFTAVHRVCIADLKPTDLIDQIRSHPEHVMRLEGVIEDEDEAVAP; this is translated from the exons ATGCAGCAAATTATGAATTTGATGTACTACATACG ggGATCAGCGATAGCTAAAATTGTTGGAGCTAACACCgttaaattcaataataaattcgAGGAGAGGGTAACCATGTACGTTTACGAGGAGATGATTAACGGAagaaaattgacagaaattaTCAACCAGGAACACGAAAATGTCAAATATCTACCCGGTCACAAACTTCCTGAGAATGTC GTCGCGGTTCCTGACCTCATTGAGGCGGCGAAAGATGCAGATTTTCTGATCTTTGTTATCCCCCATCAATTCATTCGTACACTATGTGCAACGATGCTGGGCAAAATTAAACCAACAGCCATTGGATTATCACTGATTAAG ggctttGATCAAGGCGAGGGACAGTCCATCGAACTCATatcaaaaatcattgaaaagaatctgaaaattcaGTGCTATGTTCTAATGGGTGCAAATTTAGCAAATGAAGTAGCCGAAGGAAAATTCTGTGAGACTACAATAG GCTGTAAAGACAAGCGTACCGCTCCACTTTTAAGAGACATGATACAAACGGAAAACTTCCGGGTTGTGGTCGTAGAAGATGCCGAAGCTGTGGAAGTCTGCGGGGCATTAAAA AACATCGTTGCCTGCGCTGCGGGTTTCGTTGATGGTCTTGGGCTAGGTGATAATACAAAAGCTGCGATTATTAGGCTGGGACTAATGGAGATGGTTAAATTCGTTGACACATTTTTTGGGGGTTCGAAACTCTcaacatttttcgaaagctGCGGCGTTGCAGATCTGATCACAACTTGCTACGGTGGTAGGAATCGAAGGGTTTGCGAACAGTTTGTGAAAACTGGAAAG ACCATAAAGCAGCTGGAGGATGAACTTTTGGCTGGTCAGAAACTTCAGGGACCAGCGACAGCAGATGAAGTATTCGCGATGCTAACAAGTCGTGGTGTGACAGAAAAATTCCCACTTTTTACCGCGGTACATCGCGTTTGCATTGCTGATCTAAAACCAACGGATTTGATCGACCAGATTCGCAGCCATCCTGAGCATGT gATGAGACTGGAGGGTGTCatcgaagatgaagatgaagcgGTTGCACCTTAG
- the LOC105684302 gene encoding peroxiredoxin-6-like, whose product MRLNTVIPNFEAQTTQGPIEFYKWQGNSWVVLFSHPADFTPVCTTELGRIAVHAPEFSKRNVKLLAHSCDALQDHVDWVNDIKSYCRDIPGDFPYPIISDHDRTLAVKLDMIDEENRKNPDFALTVRALYIISPDHRLRLSFLYPASTGRNVDEILRVIDSLQLVDRVPEIATPANWVPGDKVMILPTVPEEDLPKLFPGGVDKVTMPSGQVYVRTTTDY is encoded by the exons atgaGGTTGAACACTGTAATTCCAAATTTCGAGGCCCAGACCACTCAGGGTCCCATAGAATTTTACAAGTGGCAGGGAAATTC ATGGGTTGTGCTGTTTTCGCATCCGGCTGACTTTACGCCCGTCTGTACAACAGAATTGGGTAGAATCGCTGTGCATGCACCAGAATTTTCTAAAAGGAACGTAAAACTTTTGGCTCACTCATGTGACGCCCTTCAAGATCACGTTGACTGGGTAAACGACATAAAATCATACTGCAGAGATATTCCCGGTGATTTTCCGTACCCGATTATTTCCGATCACGACAGAACCCTCGCTGTAAAGCTCGATATGATCGacgaagaaaacagaaaaaatccaGACTTCGCTCTCACCGTTCGTGCCCTATACATCATCAGCCCCGATCACAGACTCAGACTTTCTTTCCTCTATCCAGCATCCACAGGACGTAACGTCGA TGAAATTTTGAGGGTCATAGATTCCCTACAACTCGTTGATCGTGTCCCAGAGATCGCGACCCCAGCCAACTGGGTG CCAGGTGACAAAGTCATGATACTGCCAACCGTACCAGAAGAAGATCTTCCAAAACTATTCCCAGGCGGTGTCGACAAGGTCACCATGCCCTCTGGTCAAGTTTACGTCCGCACAACAACCGAttactaa
- the LOC105684301 gene encoding ribosomal RNA small subunit methyltransferase NEP1 translates to MGKKRKQGDDKDEFEFDPMPKHLQVAHIKNQEKRLIVILDGAQLESVKVGNSFELLNCDDHANILKRNNRDPGTARPDIAHQCLLMLLDSPLNRAGLLQVYVHTEKNVLIEVNPQTRIPRTFKRFAGLMVQLLHKFNVRASDGPMKLLKVIKNPVTDHLPVGCRKLAMSFSAKKVQNPREFVTADEPIAIVVGAMAHGQVKPEYAEDTISISNYPLSGALTCTKLCSAFEEVWGII, encoded by the exons atggggaaaaaaagaaaacaaggtGATGACAaagatgaatttgaatttgatccCATGCCAAAGCATCTACAGGTTGCTCACATTAAAAACCAAGAGAAACGTCTTATAGTTATACTGGATGGCGCTCAACTAGAATCCGTCAAA GTCGGCAATAGCTTTGAGCTATTAAACTGCGACGACCATGCTAATATACTAAAGAGAAATAATCGGGACCCAGGGACTGCCAGGCCGGACATCGCACATCAGTGCCTCTTAATGTTGTTGGATAGCCCCTTGAACAGGGCTGGATTACTCCAAGTTTATGTTCACacggaaaaaaatgtcttGATCGAAGTGAACCCGCAAACTAGGATACCGAGGACTTTCAAGCGGTTTGCTGGTCTGATGG TACAACTCCTTCACAAGTTCAATGTCAGAGCTTCTGACGGACCAATGAAACTACTTAAAGTTATTAAGAATCCCGTAACCGATCATCTCCCTGTAGGCTGCCGCAAGTTAGCTATGTCCTTCAGCGCTAAAAAAGTTCAAAACCCCAGGGAATTTGTTACTGCTGACGAACCTATCGCCATTGTTGTAGGGGCCATGGCCCATGGTCAA GTTAAGCCAGAATATGCCGAAGATACAATATCTATAAGTAATTATCCTCTTTCGGGTGCGTTGACTTGTACCAAATTGTGCTCTGCATTTGAAGAAGTTTGGGGAATTATTTAG